Genomic DNA from Oreochromis aureus strain Israel breed Guangdong linkage group 2, ZZ_aureus, whole genome shotgun sequence:
ctgttccacagccttggtgcaacagactgaaaggctctgtccccttttgtcttcagtcGTGTACGGGGAACAACTAAGAGACTTTGAGTCTGTGAGCGGAGATGacgagcagcagtgtattttaTAAGAAGCTTGGATAGATAATCTGGGGCCTGGCCATTTAGTGCtctatatgttaaaacaagaattttaaagCGAATTCTAAACTCtattgggagccaatgtaaagaatataagatGGGAGTGATGTGAACACGCTTGGTAGAACGAGTTAATAGTCTGGCTGCTGCGTTTTGTATTGCCTGAAGGCGAGAGAGATGATTTATCCAAGCTAGTAAAcagggaattacaataatctaggcgtgatgacacaaatgcatgaattAGTTTTTGCAGTTCAGCTGAGGAAACCATATGTCGCAGTTTAGatatgtttcttaaatgatagaaACAGGAACGAGACAAAGATTTTACATGAGAGTCGAGGCCCAGAGAAGAGTCAAATATTACTCCGAGATTTCGAATATTTGACTTGACAGATGGACACAAGGATGCAAGAACCTGACTGATTTTAGAATGTAGCTCAGGAGGAGCTATGATCATGGTCTCGGTTTTGTTAGTATTTAGAACAAGGTAGTTGCTTGAAAGCCAATCAGAAACCTGGGTTAAGCACTGGACTAGGGTGGACAGCCTATCCAGCTGATGAGGCTTAAAGGACATATGgagctgaatgtcatcagcataaaaatgataAGACAGGTCGCTAAAAGATTGAATGATACCAGCTAAAGGaagcatataaaaagaaaatagtaaTGGACCtaaaactgaaccctgtgggaCCCCACAGGTCAGGGCAGCAATGTCAGAGGTGAACCTATCAGTCCTAACAGAAAAGGTCCTGTCTGATAAGTAGGAAGAAAACCAGTCTAGGGCAGAGCCAGATACACCAGCCAAAACCTTGAGCCTGTTGGTGGGATTTTGTGATCGATGGTGTCAAAGGCTGCACTAAGATCAAGCAAGATGATCACAGAACAATTCCCTGCGTCAGATGCCATTAACAGATCATTATAGACTCTTAGGAGAGCGGTCTCTGTAGAGTGCTGCTTTTGAAAGTCAGACTGAAAAGGGTCAAGGATGTGTAATTTACATAATAGAGACCTGAACTgattttcaacaattttttcaagtaatttacttaaaaatggcaaTTTTGAAATAGGTCGGTAATTACTAGTAGAGCTAGGATCAaggttctgtttttttaacagaggaGTTACCtcagcatgtttaaaataagaTGGAACACAGCCTTGCCTCAGTGAACTGTTGATGATGGATAGTAAAGTGGGACCAATGCTGGTGATAGACCCAGACAGGACAGAGTGAGGTAATATATCCACAGAGCATGAAGAGGATTTCATTTTACCTAAAACTATAATTAAGTCATTTAGTGTGATTGGAGAAAAGGAGGTAAATGATCCAAGACAGCAAGGGGTGTCATCATAAGGGGAGGCACTTGAGGAAATTTTGGATTTCAAGTCCATCACCTTATTTACAAAGTAATTGAGGAAAGTATTACAATCTTCATCAGAAAGCAGCAGAGCATGCTGGGTTGGAGGAGAAACAATACTGTTGATGGTATCAAATAGAATTCTTGAATTATTTTTATGACGATTTATAAGATTATTGAAGTAAGAGGAtctggcctctttgactgactcATTATATAGGTAAAGTAGTTCTTTAAAGTGCTCACGATGGACAGTCAGACCAGTGGACTTCCACAGGCGCTCTGCTTTTCGATAGGAGCGTCGAAGACCACGAGTCTGATTATTTAACCACGGTGTGCGGGAATTAAGAGAGCAATAACTGCTTTTGAAAGGAGCAACCTGATTTAAAATGGCAAGACAGTGTTCATTAAAAGAATTAGTTAAAAGCTCAACCTCATTAGAAGaacttttaaagttaaaaagagaggaaaactcAGAAATTGTAGAGTCGTCAATAAAGCGCCTGCGCCTAATAGAACCTTGAGGATGGGACTCTGAATTAACAGATACAGTAAAAGAGACTGACTTATGGTCGCTAAAAACAACTTCATTTAAGTTCATGTGGTCAAGGGAAACACCACAGGTGAAGACCAAGTCCAAAGTGTGCCCAGCCCTATGAGTAGGCCCTGCTACATGCTGAACAAAGTTGAAAGAGTCCATAATGCTCAGGAACTCCTTAGTGGTACTGTTTGTTGAGTCATCCACATGAATGTTGAAATCGCCAACAATGATATTGGTGGTTCTcggtgtccggggatgggcgttcaggtacacaccggctcactcctggtggctgcttgtcgggcctggagcctggggcttcGGGGCCCAgtccactctggcacagctggctgccggcggagctcacgggcacatcactgcaactccctctggcttctgctccgcggctgctgagtgacccctcatctgaggctctcctcagctctttccaggatagtggcgcggctgcccctccattggtcttccttggtctcttgtgctctgagggcctctggatgtctggagcctggatctcctccatacctgcttcatgccctggaggacgggctatggccccccacaccctctagcagattgtcacgggtgctcacacacacaaactacaccttttttggctgctacctcaaagcacactgtgcgctgtaaatcttacgtgctgcacaataatattcaatatttagtatttactgttatattcacatagattatcacgatgatgttgtttattatattgctctgtttttttgcttgttttctcttttttctttctcaacaggtgatccaggtgattgatatatgtattttttgtctatttgtttctttggtttttgatttttgccctttatcaccgttcctcttccctgctgtttttcttcccctacactgaaaaaaaggccatgttggatttacttgattcaatagtggacattggttgcacacaaatgttttgctttggcagaaacttaaacaactgagttcaatcaacacaacttgTTCATATTCAATAcacctgtgcattttgtgttcataaaacacaattgaaacatgtttagatgaagtaagctgagctcttggaatattttaatccttcacaattttgtcattttatttcaacactattcaataacttttaccccaatactacttggtcacttaaatactacatgttgtcttcatattacgtaatgttcaacaaagtctagatcctggttaccatagaaattgaatggatgtacaacaactaccatcctcctgtctttatcctggttgcaggggggctgggaaataaccctgaagtgataggttacaaggcagggtacaccctggacaactcataagtctatcacaaacaaccatttgcacttacattgacaggcaatttagaatcaccagttaacctgactctaacaactgcatgacttttaactgtgggaagaaaccagaatacccagagagaaaccagtgcaaactagccagactgtggatttgaacccaggatcttcttactgtgaagcaacagcacaaaccaccatgccaccaatccagacttaacaaaagtaggaaagctatgatttcaaggcttgatgcagaatttttttgtacgtttttgtccttgacaggttaaaccacaataaatagcgacAGCATAcacgtgctgtgtgtgtgtaattgtctgcctcttataactccagtgattttcctgcagtttgacatctcgtgcgatcttgtgaatttcatgagttcagcaactaaccactcttactagattgtatcatgtcatctcaacaagaacaaattaagttgttgaatttcatacagatccttcatgatttaattacgtttatagaaacatgatattattgtgtttaaattacaagttagacttttttaatgtaacaaccacccaatttgctCGATTTGACTtagatggatgccttcctgaaaccacgatccaaagcgtacgagactgaaagttattgacttacttcactcgaacatgatatgaacaatttaatctagtctctctgcatatcatgtagtttctacactatatagttacacttaactttaaagcatgaggcacttatgttaaatacacgcaagatgtttacgtaaatccaagagttggccaatccctttttttcagtgtacctctctttctttctcccttttctttccccgagtcatgtctgtcccgtgtgtaacaagtgaaaataaaataaacaataaaaacaaaggtcaatcaaatggaccaatacggcaaggctcggatggtccatttggtaaagtaaatccgttgggcatctttcttggcctttagacaataattctgatggcaaaagaaccaaacgggacaggcaaaaaaaaacgGAAGGACGgagatatttttttcaaaactgcacgtgtggacgggatttaaaaaaaaaaacaaaaacggaaaatctctgttttcaaaaataccagtgtacgtgtggacgtagcctaaacAGTAGAGATGTTTGTAGCTTTACGTTAGTTGGACTGACCGGAAGCAGGGTCCATGCGTCACCACTAACCGGATAGAATTTTGGATCGGTTCAGTCCTGCATGTGCTTGCAAAGGTGAATGCAGGAAAGACTCGAATGCTTTTTAGTTCTCAAGTAAGAAGCCACACTTTTCACCTTCTGGAAAGAAGTTGAACTCTATGTGAATACAATCCTTTCTTCTCACAccaaaaaagctttaaaaaccaTCAATATTTGTAATATGTTTAATGTCTTTGTTTGATTATTCAATGTCTCAcacccctctctcttttttgcagTCTATTGCGCATTCTCTCCttgatgttttatatttgttgttattgttcttCTTGAAATAaagttggaagaaaaaaaagttctgcCCTCTTTGTTTATGCGTTCAAGCCCTGGCTTcaagacttctgattggccaatatttctacacggttaggattatatcgccacctgttgctttggcgtGCTCCTTACAGCGtttgcctttgtttttttttggggggggcgggggtgtttacatgtggacggagatatttttttcaaaactgcacgtgtggacgggattttttttaaaaacgaaaacggaaaatctccgttttcaaaaataccagtgtacgtgtggacgtagcctaaacAGTAGAGATGTTTGTAGCTTTACGTTAGTTGGACTGACCGGAAGCAGGGTCCATGCGTCACCACTAACCGGATAGAGTTTTGGATCGGTTCAGTCCTGCATGTGCTTGCAAAAGTGAATGTGAGAGAAACGATCTCCTGGCTGCATaagcaaatatatttaaatatcatCCGTGATATCCAGTGATCATGAACTCTGAGTACGAGGATAGCTCCGCGTTATCCCCGTGGAATCTGGGGACGAGGAGGCGGAGGAGGTATCGGAGGCAGAAACAGAGCAGCTGGGGTCCAGTTCCGACTCGGATGAAGATGAAAGCGGAGAGAAATGGATGAAACAGCAGCGGCTGAAGATGAAAACGGACGGGAAATGGATGAAACAGCATGGACttcaaaaatggaaaaatatctTGGTCTCCCACAGACGCTGAGACGTTCCGCTACATCCCAGCAGCCACTGGTCTGATCCCGGGACCTACACGCTATGCCACCTCCCGAATCGTTGACCCCATATCCAGCTTCGCACTGTTGCTAACGGATGAAATCGTGCAGCATATTGTGTCCATGACAAACCTGCATGGGAAACGCAAAATCCCAGGCTGGCGAGATATAGACGCAGAGGAATTTCGGGCTTATGTGGGGCTGCTCGTTTTGTCCGGTGTTTACAGGTCAAAACATGAATCAACGATCAGCCTCTGGAGTGAGAAATGGGGACGGAGCATTTTCCGGGCTACGATGTCCGAGAAGAGGTTTCAACACATCAGCAGAGCAGTGCGGTTCGATGACAAGCTATCCCGCCCCCCACGCCGTGTTGACAAGTTGGCTCCCTTCCGCAAAGTCTGGAATATGTGGACGCACCGCCTGGAGATGCTGTTCAGCCCAGACAGAGATCTCTGTGTGGATGAACAACTCGTCGCGTTCAAAGGCAGGTGCAGCTTCAGGCAGTACATGCCAAAAAAGCCAGCCAAATATGGTATCAAGATTTGGGCAGCCTGTGATGTCAAAACATCCTACGCCTGGAGACTGCAGGTGTACACGGGCAAACCAGCTCCAGATCGTGTTGAAGTCAACCAGGGGATGAGGGTGGTCCTGGACATGACAGAGGGGCTCCAGGGACACGTCGTCACCTGTGATAATTTTTTCACTTCCTGTGCACTGGCAGATGAGCTACTCAAGAGGAAAATGGCCCTGGTTGGCACAATTCGCCAAAACAAGCCCGAGCTTCCACCTCATTTGCTCCAGGCAAAAAAGAGAGCGCTCTTCTCCTCCATCTTCGCTTTTACGAAGACCCACACACTTGTGTCTTACACGGCCCGACGAGGCAAGAATGTGCTGCTACTAAGcacaaaacaccgccgtcagaCGTGAGCACTGAAGGAAGAGAAAGCCCGTCATAATCCAAGATTACAACAAATGCAAAGGAGGTGTGGACAAACTTGATCAGGTAGGTGTCATTACGCACCAGTTACGCACATATTTATTCATTCTTGCTCATATATTCTTGTCTGAAATATATGtaagttttatgttttatgtttttttgttttgttaggtTGTTGGCACCTACTCCTGCAGGAGGAGAACAAATTATTGGCCACTGGCCTCTTCCACAACCTCCTCGATGTTTCACTTTACAATGCCTACGTCCCTGTGGACATCAATCGAGCCATCCTGGCAGAAGCAGAAAGGATACAAACGGAGGCTCTTCATTGAAGAAGTGGGAGAAATGCTGGTGAACCCGCACATTGTAAAGAGAGAGCGCCTTCCCCGCTCATCAGCCGCTGCAGCAGTAGTCACACAAATGACTGCAGCGGCTGCAGGCCCCTCTCCCATCATTAAATGTAAGGGCAGGAGGCAGTGCGaattttgcaaagaaaaaaggagaagaatTGTCAACACCTGCTGCAAATGTGAGAAGTATACATGCAAGGACCACAGTGTGTCCATTTGCAACAACTGCTCCGCCTGAGCAGGACTCTCACACCCAGACACATACtacctcgctctctctctctctctctctctctctctgtcgccTTCTCCCCATCCCCAACAACATaaatgttcatgtttgtctttctaaaataaatgtttttctagTTCAAACTgatcttgtatttttatttacgttattttttattttattttagaacGCAAGGTAATAAACATTTAGtgtggaaaaagtgaaaaacatcaTATACCATTATAGGTTATGATTATTACATTTActgcaaaaaaagtaaaaacaaataatgttGAATCAAAATCAATGTTGGTGCCAATCTAAAGGCCTAATTATAATAGCAATGAAATATTtcttgaaatgtattttatggAAAATATTTTAGTTATTTGGGGGGTTTTCGGTTAAAAAACAGTGCAGCTATGTAAACAGAAGCTATGTGCAGCTTCAAAGGgtcaaaacccccaaaatataaTTATACTTGATATGAATGTCTTAGGCagaagtagttttaaaaaaactgactcatttaaagtggaaaacaatattaatatataacatttttataGCACTTTTTGGGAAGCTGCCAGTTTTTGtcattaggatatttaaggatCTCCTTAGGGTTAAAGGGGACATGCAATGCTACACATAACTGACATAGATGTAACACCGTGTGGggagctggatttaagaaataagttcttaaagttttaaaaacatgtttactcCCATTTTCTGTCAGTGGCGAACGTGACATGTGGTTGTTGCGGCTTACTGACTACTGATGGGAAGTTTAGCTCTTTTCAGAGATCCGGCTCTTTTGGCTCCTAATTTATTATCATCTGTAGCCTCATATTTTAGCTTTACTAGGCTAATATGAATACTTTGTGTGTTGATAAACCCTTTTGCATTTAGTGTTTTTATGAGAAGCCTTATAATTGcctaattttgtttatttgttctgtTACAAAAGCAGACATTCTTACTTTTGTTTAGTAttttaaacaaacttttaatttcagttcaacagaaaaacaaatctgcaaacaaatccacagaacagaaacagaacCAAACTCAGCAGCCAGACAGTCTGTCCTCAGTGCAGTTCTacattcagaaaaatcaaatgcCTCAGCTGATTCGGTTTCTCCTCTTCGTGAGTACCTGCTGcttttttaaactgcagccagatgctgcttcgtttacagtTGTCagtcatatttatgtgtttttgcaataTACTTGCACTctcctcctcaccgctgtccaCCGTCTCACTCACTGACTGAGAGGTAGTGATGTGAGGAGCGGTCCTGAAATATCAATACTTCCAATATCAGCATTTCATGTTGCAGGATCAATTCCCATATGAAAATATCAATATCTAATTTgattacatttgttttaatcGTAAATATGACGTACAGACAAAAGTAAACTcagtagtagtatttttttgtctgtccacATTCACTCCGACCCACATACTGAATACATAAAAGTTGTGAGCATACTGCATGCCTCGACTGTACATTTAATTCAGTTAGCCGTAAGGCTCAGATGAGCACAGAGCTTTTAGATATTACATTCCTATTGCTTCAGTACTATATTCGGCCACAGTGTTCACCTGGGTAGCCTGCATCTCTATTTTCTATAGTTCTATAATATGACAACCTGTCCAAGTATCTTTGTCACTagtttgctttcatttttaaattcattaaatcaagaaaaaaaaaggttttcattACATCGCTTGGTAATGGCAACAGCATTCTCATCCTTCCGGCGGACAAGGCTAGgtgcacagttttgctaaaACATACAGACTATGATGAGAAAATTTTGTCACTGCTCAACGACAAAAATATTTATGAGgccctgaaacgagacccaggaagtgcttacagcaggggtccccaatcccagtccacaagggccggtgtccctgcaggttttagatgtgtccttgatccatcacagctgatttaaatggctaaattacctcctcaacatgtcttgaagttctccagaggcctggtaatgaactaatcatttgattcacgtgtgttgacccagggtgagatctaaaccctgcaggacaccggccctcgcggactgggattggggac
This window encodes:
- the LOC120441347 gene encoding piggyBac transposable element-derived protein 4-like; the encoded protein is MDFKNGKISWSPTDAETFRYIPAATGLIPGPTRYATSRIVDPISSFALLLTDEIVQHIVSMTNLHGKRKIPGWRDIDAEEFRAYVGLLVLSGVYRSKHESTISLWSEKWGRSIFRATMSEKRFQHISRAVRFDDKLSRPPRRVDKLAPFRKVWNMWTHRLEMLFSPDRDLCVDEQLVAFKGRCSFRQYMPKKPAKYGIKIWAACDVKTSYAWRLQVYTGKPAPDRVEVNQGMRVVLDMTEGLQGHVVTCDNFFTSCALADELLKRKMALVGTIRQNKPELPPHLLQAKKRALFSSIFAFTKTHTLVSYTARRGKNVLLLSTKHRRQT